A window of Rhipicephalus microplus isolate Deutch F79 chromosome X, USDA_Rmic, whole genome shotgun sequence genomic DNA:
GTTCGAGAGTCCCTGTCCATCAAGCCTATCCCACGCAAAATGCACGCTACATTTCACAAAGGTAGACGAAAGGCTAGAGCAGAAGCTTTTCAACGAAAGTTCAGGCAAAACCCGAACGCCCGCTGTACCGACGCGGCCAAGTAACCCCGTAGAAACGCGTATGCTATCAGCGTCGTCGACTCTCAAGGCCGAGAGTTAGCGtccgccacagtcaaggcacgcaGCTAAGACGCAGCGGAAGAAGCGGCAATCGCTCTCGCCACCACCACATGTAaagacgccgcggtgattttcactGACTCGCAAGCCGCTTGCCGGAATTACGTGAAGGGCCACGTCTCTGCCGACGCAATTACCATCCTGCAATGGCGAAGCTCTACACTTCCATATACCTGCGTAATCTGAGTTCCTGGACATGAGGGTCTACAGAGAAATGAAGCGGCTCACGCCGCTAGAATAACCAAAGAAGAGAGCGTGATTTTCAGACACCTACAAAGCAACACTCACATACATGGCATATTAATGCACCACCTCTACCCAACGACACATGGttacatgtgcccgctctgcagcatACCGGAGACCATGTCACACTTGCTCCTGGAGTTAcagtgccatgcaaaccacgacgtgcaactggaatgggaccaagccccaagaataaacgacgaTCACTTaattgaaacgtgggaggccgagctcgtcctcgaggacctggaagaccagcgaccgCTCGTCGCccgggccaagagggcagtcaaagacagaaggtttctggactagggaaccctcccatcTTAAGGTGacaccgggcctcgctcggaacactgttttctaactaaacgtttatttctctctctctctctctctctctctctccaccaccaccaccaccaccaccaccaccagatggcATATGGTCAGAGTGCGTATAGATATAGCGTGGTGGCTCACTCGCTGACACGCTTATCTTGGTATTCGGGCGCTTTGTATCTATTGAGCTTCCACCACAAGCTTGTTTTGATGTTACGTAAGTTAGAGAGAGcgctaggcccgtgtactcagatttgggtgcacgttatagaaccccaggtggtcaaaatttccggagccctccactacagcgtctctatcaaatggtggttttgggacgttaaacccaacaaatcaagttagagagagcacgaaggtcacttcgctcgctgccacggccgcgtttacgaaaggagcacgctgcttaCACAGGAAGAAGTAAGAATTCCAACCATAGTTCACACTCATCTAGGTGTATACACTTGTGCCTTGTTTCGTacgtctttctgtttgagcaacCTGCTTCAAGTGTCGAGCCTATGACAGGTTTATCCGCGCTCTTCCCGAGTGTGCTCCTTTCGTGCATGTTTTCTGCTTGGgatgtgcgctgcaagtttcgagccgCTTGCCGTTCTTCGCTTCTTCACGTGAATTGCAATTGGttactgcagcattcattccttcacccCTCTGGCGAAAGAATGCACAATGAACGCCCAACTACCTCTGCaaggacacgtttcacttttctgttataccgattcctaaaaagGGGAATCAACCACGTTTTTTATTACGACTGCCTTATTTTATTCCTGTTTTTATAGCTGAATTTGTGGTCGTAACATTAGCTTTACGATAATTAAGTATTTCAATTACAGTAGTTGCAGTATCACTCAACTATATGTCCTCTTTACGCATCTGGTGAAACAGCTACAACTCTGCTCTTTAAAGTATAGTTCTCGCTCACCTTTTATGTATTCATTTAATTTGAGTATCAGGCCagaaaggtttgttgttaaacgaaatctGTATCCGAGGTGGTGCTCTCGGTGCCGATCATTCCGGTTTGCGTAGCGTCTGCATACAACACAATTGCAATATTTCGCTCACTCACATTCAGAAAAGCTTATCAGACTCTGTATTGATAGCTTCTCCAGCATATAAGCACCTCTTCTTTCCCTGGTTCCGCCGCTGCAGTCTAGTAGTTACGCgtactcggctgctcatccgcaggttgcgggatcgaattgcGGCGGCGGCTgtagctgtaggcccgtgtgctttaggcccgtgtgctaagattcgggtgcatgtaaaagtaccccaggtggtcgaaattttccgagccctccactacggcgtctctcttatttCTATGATGGTTTCGAAACGTTAAACATTAAatatcaatcaattttatttCCCTGGCACAGCAATTTATTGAAGCCGAGAATCAAGAAAGTAATTATAACCATATTTTTTGCTGCGTAACTTTCATCAATTTGGAGCTGCATAGGGCAAGTTTAGTGCCTTCTCCTTTGTGCCTTTTTTGTAATGAGGATGAAAGCATTACCCACTACTTTCTATCCTGTCGCCGGTTCACGTCATTGAGGAAAAAGTTCATACTATCATCTCTTTAAAGCCTGGGTCTGGAAGTATTAAAATCAGTTATTCTTCCTTTTGGTGCCTCTAATCTGGGCTAGTCAAAAAGATGTTTTTTTCGCAATTGAAGAATTTATCAGTCACTCCAAGAATACCAAGTTTAATTCTCTATCCGTTGAATTCTTTATTTGCAATAATCCGTACTGAAATTCGTTATATTAGTTAATTATAACTTTTATGAGTAATAAACTAGAAAAAATACTGAAAACGTTTTCCTACTACTCGGCCGATCTCCTTCATTCGGCACGAGCCAGCACATGAGGAGAACAAGAAAACGAAGAAGACAGTTTCTCAGAGCTCGCCCAGGTTCAGCTGCGTCTCGTCATCCAGTAGCCCTCGACAACGCTTCGGCCGTCTGCCATGGACTCGCGTCGTCGCCGGGGAGCCGTGGATAGGGGCCGCCATGGGGAATTCAGATCAGGCCACGTCTATGACAGAGGCGGGGAGTCCCCGACCGAAGAAGCCAAGGAGGTGTTCGCGACCATGCACCGGTACCAGGGCGTCCTTGGCGTCATCGCTACCCTGTCCAATGGCATGGTTATTATGTCCACAATGCCGGACAAAGACGACACCAATCGCTATGCCAGGATGGCTGCCGGCCTTGGCAGTGACTGCAGGAGCAGCATCGGAGCCGGTCGCAAGGAGCAGCTGAATTACTTTACGGTGAAAGACGGGAACCACGAGATCGTCGTCACACCAGGCCGTCTGTACACCATTATCGTGGTGAAAAAGCAGCAGGAACCACTCGAAGAGGCTTCCCAATAAAtgtacacgcacacaaacactgtGTGCGTCAGTGCGAATATATGTGTCTTGTGTAGTATGTTGTAATCAAGAAATCCAGAACCCTTCCACTATTGTTATTATGGCAGCCAGAGAAGCCAGCGGCTGCGAATTCACATCATTTTCGCGCCCTTTCACGCGTCCATGCAAGTCAGCGTTTCTTCTACCGAGCACATCATGCAGAGCACTGCGGATGAGTGACTGTGTGAGGCGCGCGATGCCGACACCAAGCACACGCGGGAGGAACAGTTgctcattgtttctttttgtgtgattGTCACGAGGATATTTCATCGAAACGCTCTCGCGTAGGTTTGTGTAAGTAAAACTGATGACAGAACTGACATCGTTAAAAAAGAAACGAGACCATTtgtgcaaaaaaaaggaaaaacccGACACTCAATATATTTGaataaaacgagaaaaaagaaagttataagaaaaaattggccccgtatctgcaagttacactgcaaatgtcgtcgaaagacgatagtcatgcatctggagagagtgaacaaaacgtttatttgatgttctgcggaagaaaatcggtgaatggtattctggaagcgctccGTTAGAGTcctagagcgtgcagcggaggcgaacgagcacatcaagtcacgtcacacgtatatgagcgctatctggcagttttttagaaaacaaagcgcgtggctctgagacgggtgtacgcgcccatctcagaggtgataaggtgtagaacgccaggcgacgggtaggtgtcaccaccgtgtcgtcttagcaaagccgcttaaaaaacacttgccttttcgtgtaggcgttacatggtcagcgcagcgtgataaacacatacagaatattgacgtgttgttatagtgcctcatatatgggcaataattgctttttatctCACAATTGcttaagtatgaacgctgaaacttcagcactactggtgggcgctgcgaatggggtcggccgtttgaagtaCCGTCTGATGccttttagggtaccgttaagggtggacaaagagacaaatgtacagacagacagacagacagacagacagacagacagacagacagacagacagagaggcaaacagaccaaaatttttccgttgaaggtgcccaagaaagatTATTGTCTTCAAAAACGAAACATGCAAAAGAGATAAAATAACAAAGCTAGGGAGCTAACTGATAAATGCTAACAGTGCTTTATTTCAGGAGGAACGACAAACGACG
This region includes:
- the LOC142775344 gene encoding dynein light chain roadblock-type 1-like codes for the protein MDSRRRRGAVDRGRHGEFRSGHVYDRGGESPTEEAKEVFATMHRYQGVLGVIATLSNGMVIMSTMPDKDDTNRYARMAAGLGSDCRSSIGAGRKEQLNYFTVKDGNHEIVVTPGRLYTIIVVKKQQEPLEEASQ